In Erigeron canadensis isolate Cc75 chromosome 1, C_canadensis_v1, whole genome shotgun sequence, a single window of DNA contains:
- the LOC122593162 gene encoding MYB-like transcription factor ODO1, whose protein sequence is MQLTKMGRQPCCDKNGLRRGPWTIEEDHKLMTFILNNGIQCWRLVPKLAGLMRCGKSCRLRWINYLRPDLKRGAFTEAEEDMIIQLHSRLGNRWSKIAAQFPGRTDNEIKNHWNTRIKKKMKYLGLDPRTHHPIEQHHNLDPTVNIQNDESTSSYNTFNNHTIKEENVNILNDKTPTIEDIGVMMMSHDHPLESCSTSFELEFPQNWIDSPGFQWDAFNDPGLGFH, encoded by the exons ATGCAATTAACCAAGATGGGAAGACAACCATGTTGTGATAAAAATGGATTAAGAAGAGGGCCATGGACCATTGAAGAAGATCATAAGCTCATGACCTTTATCCTCAACAATGGTATTCAATGTTGGCGTCTCGTTCCGAAGCTTGCAG GATTGATGAGATGTGGTAAGAGTTGTAGGCTAAGATGGATTAATTATCTAAGACCCGACCTCAAAAGAGGCGCGTTTACAGAAGCCGAAGAAGATATGATCATTCAACTTCATTCTCGACTTGGAAATAG ATGGTCGAAAATAGCAGCGCAATTTCCAGGTCGTACTGATAATGAGATCAAGAATCACTGGAATACCCGGATcaagaagaagatgaaataCTTGGGATTAGACCCTCGTACGCACCATCCAATCGAGCAACATCATAATTTGGACCCGACTGTCAACATACAAAATGACGAATCCACTTCTTcatataatacttttaacaaTCACACGATCAAAGAAGAAAACGTTAACATCTTAAACGATAAAACTCCAACGATAGAAGATATTGGAGTGATGATGATGTCCCATGATCATCCACTTGAATCTTGTAGCACTTCTTTTGAGCTAGAATTCCCACAAAATTGGATTGATAGCCCAGGATTCCAATGGGATGCCTTCAATGATCCAGGATTGGGTTTTCAttga